The Quercus robur chromosome 7, dhQueRobu3.1, whole genome shotgun sequence genome has a segment encoding these proteins:
- the LOC126691231 gene encoding uncharacterized protein LOC126691231, with protein sequence MKPTILVPPVPKKPLLLYLTTTDKAIGALLAQYLEEFRKENVIYYISKKMLAFEEKYSPLEKTCVALVWATRKLRHYMLVFKVLLIARMDPLKYLMEKPVQDGKIAKWVLLLSEFDIKYVTKKYVKGRVIADRLAHYSLEETEEIQGDFLDKDIMGIELESWKMYFDGATNQNGSGIGVLLISPKGTHILFSSRLNFLATNNATEYEACIKGLQAALGLGVKELEVYSDSSLIISQIQSRWKIKEEKMMPYHECLQKLASKFSKIQYQYVPRM encoded by the coding sequence ATGAAGCCAACAATATTGGTTCCACCAGTACCTAAAAAGCCGTTATTGTTATATCTCACAACTACGGATAAAGCAATAGGGGCTTTGCTTGCTCAATACCTAGAGGAGTTTAGGAAAGAGAATGTGATTTATTATATTAGCAAGAAGATGTTGGCTTTTGAAGAGAAGTATTCACCACTTGAAAAAACATGTGTAGCACTTGTATGGGCAACCCGAAAACTCAGACATTACATGCTTGTTTTCAAGGTCTTGTTGATTGCAAGAATGGATCCTTTGAAATATCTGATGGAGAAGCCAGTGCAAGATGGGAAGATAGCTAAATGGGTTCTACTTCTATCagaatttgatattaaatatgtgactaaaaaatatgtaaagggAAGAGTGATTGCTGATCGCTTAGCCCACTATTCACTTGAAGAAACCGAAGAAATCCAAGGAGACTTTCTGGATAAGGATATCATGGGGATAGAGTTAGAATCGTGGAAGATGTATTTTGATGGAGCTACTAATCAGAATGGAAGTGGCATTGGAGTtctcttaatttctccaaaagggACACACATCCTATTTTCTAGTAGGCTTAACTTTCTTGCCACTAATAATGCCACTGAATATGAAGCTTGCATAAAGGGGTTACAAGCGGCCCTAGGTCTTGGAGTGAAAGAGTTGGAAGTATATAGTGATTCATCCTTGATAATTTCTCAAATTCAGAGTAGatggaagatcaaagaagaaaaaatgatgcCTTATCATGAATGTCTGCAAAAGTTGGCCTCAAAATTCAGTAAGATTCAGTACCAATATGTGCCAAGAATGTAG